In the genome of Acidimicrobiales bacterium, one region contains:
- a CDS encoding Arm DNA-binding domain-containing protein — MPKYDGVYQDGKGRWYFKVWLGRDPLTGRQQQVTKRGFVTAADAARARRKVLDEVDERPRAATLPATLSVDDLLDLYLDGLDADEKLSAKTRFDYRHNAASYVRPWLGKKRVRELTPEVVLAWQRQLLAGGGTKSGKPLAANTVRLARSPLTGALKLPVEQGVIRTNPMTSVARPPTKRSVPKHWSPEQARQFLDSQNGDRLYPLWAFLLARA; from the coding sequence ATGCCGAAGTACGACGGCGTGTACCAGGACGGCAAGGGCCGCTGGTACTTCAAGGTCTGGCTCGGTCGGGATCCCCTGACGGGCCGCCAGCAGCAGGTGACCAAGCGCGGGTTCGTCACGGCCGCCGATGCGGCCCGAGCCCGGCGCAAGGTGCTCGACGAGGTGGACGAGCGCCCCCGGGCCGCGACCCTGCCGGCCACGCTGTCGGTCGACGACCTGCTCGACCTGTACCTCGACGGCCTCGACGCCGACGAGAAGCTCTCGGCCAAGACGAGGTTCGACTACCGCCACAACGCGGCGTCGTACGTGCGGCCGTGGCTCGGCAAGAAGCGGGTACGGGAGCTGACGCCCGAGGTTGTCCTGGCCTGGCAGCGCCAGCTCCTGGCCGGTGGAGGGACGAAGAGCGGCAAGCCGCTGGCGGCCAACACCGTGCGCCTGGCCCGCTCACCGCTCACGGGTGCGCTCAAGCTCCCTGTCGAGCAGGGCGTGATCCGGACGAACCCGATGACGTCGGTGGCCCGCCCCCCGACGAAGCGGTCGGTGCCGAAGCACTGGAGCCCGGAGCAGGCTCGCCAGTTCCTCGACAGCCAGAACGGCGACCGTCTCTACCCGCTGTGGGCCTTTCTGCTCGCTCGGGCTTGA
- a CDS encoding acyl-ACP desaturase, which translates to MLPDTSLLTDLTPTLEQLVERHLAASREWFPHEVVPWERAGPETRSREWDPERAPVPDAVRSALFVNLLTEDNLPYYFATIDRMFGADGIWGEWARRWTAEEGRHSIAIRDYLTVTGMVDPVALERARMHQVSHGVVPVPPSPLDGLVYVALQELATRIAHRATGKLLDDRAGYEVMARVGADENLHYLLYRDLVSAALERDPSPVVEAIERQVTDFEMPGTGIIGFDRHALAIARAGIYDLVVHHEQILVPVVLRHWDVEGLEGLSPAAEEARRRLVRRIERVGRAGRRLAERWAETASSSAEAMPA; encoded by the coding sequence GTGCTGCCGGACACCTCACTCCTGACCGACCTCACGCCCACGCTGGAACAGCTGGTCGAGCGCCACCTGGCCGCCAGCCGGGAGTGGTTCCCCCACGAGGTCGTGCCCTGGGAGCGGGCCGGCCCCGAGACCCGGTCGCGGGAGTGGGACCCCGAGCGCGCCCCGGTGCCCGACGCGGTGCGCAGCGCGCTGTTCGTCAACCTGCTCACCGAGGACAACCTGCCCTACTACTTCGCCACCATCGACCGGATGTTCGGCGCCGACGGGATCTGGGGCGAGTGGGCCCGCCGCTGGACCGCGGAGGAGGGGCGGCACTCGATCGCCATCCGCGACTACCTCACGGTGACCGGGATGGTCGACCCCGTGGCCCTCGAGCGGGCCCGCATGCACCAGGTGTCCCACGGCGTGGTGCCGGTCCCACCGTCGCCGCTGGACGGCCTGGTGTACGTGGCCCTGCAGGAGCTGGCCACCCGCATCGCCCACCGGGCCACGGGCAAGCTCCTCGACGACCGGGCCGGCTACGAGGTGATGGCCCGGGTCGGCGCCGACGAGAACCTCCACTACCTCCTGTACCGCGACCTGGTCAGTGCGGCCCTGGAACGGGACCCGTCGCCGGTGGTCGAGGCCATCGAGCGCCAGGTCACCGACTTTGAGATGCCGGGGACGGGCATCATCGGCTTCGACCGCCACGCCCTGGCCATCGCCCGAGCCGGGATCTACGACCTGGTGGTCCACCACGAGCAGATCCTGGTGCCGGTCGTCCTCCGGCACTGGGACGTCGAGGGGTTGGAGGGCCTGTCGCCGGCCGCCGAGGAGGCCCGCCGGCGCCTGGTGCGCCGCATCGAGCGGGTGGGCCGTGCCGGTCGTCGCCTGGCCGAGCGCTGGGCCGAGACCGCCTCCTCGTCGGCGGAGGCCATGCCGGCCTGA
- a CDS encoding site-specific integrase, whose protein sequence is MRIGELVWLRWENVDIVRQHARIVEFASTLGWDLVESQGKSATATRTVDLDAGLVAVLKQQREMQRFEARQEDYVESDYAFTKPGGGYYHPQVISKALGQASTDAGLPRLTAHGLRHTSATLMLASGIPPKVAAERLGHSDPSLFMNLYSHVTPTMQREAADKLGQALFGPARG, encoded by the coding sequence TTGAGGATCGGCGAGCTGGTGTGGCTGCGGTGGGAGAACGTCGACATAGTCCGCCAGCACGCCCGGATCGTGGAGTTCGCCTCGACCCTCGGCTGGGACCTGGTCGAGTCGCAGGGCAAGAGCGCCACGGCCACCCGCACCGTCGATCTCGACGCCGGCCTCGTGGCCGTCCTCAAGCAGCAGCGAGAGATGCAGCGCTTCGAGGCCCGTCAGGAGGACTATGTGGAGTCCGACTACGCCTTCACCAAGCCCGGCGGCGGCTACTACCACCCGCAGGTGATCTCCAAGGCCCTGGGCCAAGCCTCAACCGACGCCGGCCTGCCCCGCCTCACCGCCCACGGCCTCCGCCACACCAGCGCCACCCTCATGCTCGCCAGCGGTATCCCCCCCAAGGTCGCCGCCGAACGCCTCGGCCACAGCGACCCCTCCCTGTTCATGAACCTCTACAGCCACGTCACCCCCACCATGCAGCGCGAAGCCGCCGACAAACTCGGCCAAGCCCTGTTTGGACCAGCTAGGGGCTGA
- a CDS encoding TIR domain-containing protein — MQRPRCCLDDREAIMGAESDVRRHRSAVLDLQKKIGQESTKVATARKKAASALQSAQRATSASTQTSRYREAERENEKANKAEAERAKLEGQLAARNKQLYDAEAKLIKEQAATQQRNLRQLDDAIRRSERQFRPTRPAIRPAPPLNTRLSATAPDCDLFVSHASEDKEEIARPLADALIQAGLNVWFDELTLQVGDSLRRKIDDGLARSRFGVVILSPHFFEKEWTQIELDGLTAKATTTGETVILPIWHHLSKDDVLARSPSLAGVKALNTALMTIDEIAEALVVRVQA, encoded by the coding sequence GTGCAGCGCCCACGCTGCTGCCTGGACGACCGAGAGGCGATCATGGGTGCCGAGTCCGATGTGAGACGTCACCGGAGCGCGGTACTCGACCTCCAGAAGAAGATCGGCCAAGAGTCGACCAAGGTGGCGACGGCGCGGAAGAAGGCAGCCAGCGCGCTCCAGTCGGCACAGCGAGCGACCTCGGCCTCCACCCAGACGAGCAGGTACCGAGAGGCCGAACGGGAGAACGAGAAGGCGAACAAGGCTGAGGCCGAGCGGGCCAAGCTCGAAGGTCAGCTCGCTGCGCGCAACAAGCAGCTCTACGACGCGGAAGCAAAGCTCATCAAGGAACAGGCCGCTACCCAGCAGCGGAACCTTCGACAGCTTGACGATGCCATCCGACGTTCCGAACGACAGTTCCGACCCACCCGGCCAGCCATACGCCCCGCGCCACCACTCAACACCCGCCTCTCCGCGACCGCCCCCGACTGCGATCTATTCGTCTCCCACGCATCGGAGGACAAGGAGGAGATTGCCCGTCCGCTGGCTGATGCGCTTATCCAGGCTGGGTTGAACGTGTGGTTCGACGAACTCACGCTGCAAGTCGGCGACAGCCTCCGACGAAAGATCGACGATGGCCTCGCCCGTTCGCGATTTGGTGTGGTCATCCTGTCGCCACACTTCTTCGAGAAGGAGTGGACCCAGATCGAACTCGACGGCCTCACGGCCAAGGCCACGACCACCGGGGAGACCGTCATCCTGCCGATCTGGCATCACCTCTCGAAGGACGACGTACTGGCACGCAGTCCATCCCTTGCCGGGGTGAAGGCCCTGAACACGGCCCTCATGACCATCGACGAGATCGCCGAGGCCCTGGTCGTCCGCGTCCAAGCGTGA
- a CDS encoding nucleotidyltransferase family protein, which translates to MQIRPGLGIDDEAVAAFASRHGIRHLAVFGSALRDDFGPDSDIDLLVEFERGRTPGLLGLAAMEIDLGELLGREVDLRTYADLSRYFRDTVRDTARALYAA; encoded by the coding sequence ATGCAGATTCGCCCAGGGCTTGGTATCGACGACGAGGCGGTGGCCGCCTTCGCGTCGCGTCATGGGATCCGGCATCTGGCGGTGTTCGGATCCGCCTTGCGCGACGATTTCGGGCCCGACAGCGACATCGACCTCTTGGTCGAGTTCGAACGTGGTCGAACGCCGGGACTCCTGGGCCTTGCCGCCATGGAGATCGACCTGGGCGAGCTTCTGGGCCGAGAGGTCGATCTTCGGACCTACGCCGACCTGAGCCGGTACTTCCGGGACACCGTCCGCGACACCGCCCGAGCGCTGTATGCCGCCTGA
- a CDS encoding helix-turn-helix transcriptional regulator, translating to MPIVVDVDVMLAKRKMSVGELAQRVGITPANLAVLKNGRAKAVRFTTLAALCEVLECQPGDLLRWEAPDRPEGS from the coding sequence ATGCCGATCGTGGTCGACGTCGACGTGATGCTGGCCAAGCGCAAGATGTCCGTCGGCGAGCTGGCCCAGCGGGTGGGGATCACGCCCGCCAACCTGGCCGTGCTCAAGAACGGTCGCGCCAAGGCGGTGCGCTTCACCACGCTCGCTGCGCTGTGCGAGGTCCTCGAGTGCCAGCCCGGCGACCTGTTGCGGTGGGAGGCGCCAGATCGACCGGAGGGCTCCTGA
- a CDS encoding DUF2975 domain-containing protein: protein MGRLMVLALRAVMAMMLAGSLFVQVAMVPLMAIDLEEADSDLAHLQIPFAVVMILVILTAQVTLLCVWRLVTMVRRGTLFSPDAFRYVDVVIGAAAAAAVLTFALAVILAPGEAIAPGVVLLVCGGTVGAVGIGLIVLVMRTLLAQAISREAEAHELRAELDEVI, encoded by the coding sequence GTGGGACGCCTGATGGTCCTGGCGCTGCGCGCCGTGATGGCGATGATGCTGGCCGGCTCGCTGTTCGTGCAGGTGGCGATGGTGCCGCTGATGGCCATCGACCTGGAGGAGGCTGACTCGGACCTGGCGCACCTGCAGATCCCGTTCGCCGTGGTCATGATCCTGGTCATCCTCACGGCCCAGGTGACCCTGCTCTGCGTGTGGCGGCTGGTGACGATGGTGCGCCGGGGGACGCTCTTCTCGCCCGACGCCTTCCGCTACGTCGACGTCGTGATCGGCGCCGCCGCCGCGGCCGCGGTCCTCACCTTCGCCCTCGCCGTCATCCTCGCCCCGGGCGAAGCCATCGCCCCTGGTGTGGTCCTCCTCGTCTGCGGAGGGACCGTGGGAGCCGTCGGGATCGGGCTCATCGTGCTGGTGATGCGGACGCTGCTGGCCCAGGCCATCTCCCGTGAGGCCGAGGCCCACGAGCTGCGGGCCGAGCTGGACGAGGTCATCTGA
- a CDS encoding TIGR04086 family membrane protein: protein MERHAPRPSKEHREVAREAGVGQVSLVSIIAGVVTAYGTFAVVAAVVGALLAAADVDTEFRTDDWTSSGAGASLASAVALFVAYLFGGYVAGRMARRAGLLHGAAVVVLSLIIGAVVGAVVSLGDSSAIEDNLRSIGVPTTTDQIEDVAVAGALLSLLGLVVGGLLGGVLGERWHTKLARRFADPEIGPAAEARAEADRLDRERDGRFDDAVLRHDAGTERVRATAVDSDAPAAGRDDAARGDVGQDGPPVINPEPPSPRR, encoded by the coding sequence ATGGAACGCCACGCACCCCGTCCGTCCAAGGAGCATCGGGAGGTCGCCCGGGAAGCCGGAGTGGGCCAGGTCTCCCTGGTCAGCATCATCGCCGGGGTGGTCACCGCCTACGGCACGTTCGCCGTGGTGGCCGCCGTGGTCGGCGCCCTCCTGGCCGCCGCCGACGTCGACACCGAGTTCCGGACCGACGACTGGACCAGCAGCGGGGCCGGAGCCAGCCTGGCATCGGCCGTCGCGCTGTTCGTCGCCTACCTCTTCGGGGGCTACGTGGCCGGCCGGATGGCCCGCCGCGCCGGCCTCCTCCACGGCGCGGCGGTGGTCGTGCTCAGCCTCATCATCGGGGCGGTCGTCGGCGCGGTGGTGAGCTTGGGCGACAGCAGCGCCATCGAGGACAACCTGCGCAGCATCGGCGTGCCCACCACGACCGACCAGATCGAGGACGTGGCCGTGGCCGGCGCCCTGCTCTCGTTGCTGGGCCTGGTGGTCGGCGGCCTGCTCGGCGGCGTGCTGGGCGAGCGGTGGCACACCAAGCTGGCCCGGCGGTTCGCCGATCCCGAGATCGGGCCGGCGGCCGAGGCCCGGGCCGAGGCCGACCGGCTCGACCGTGAGCGCGACGGCCGCTTCGACGATGCCGTCCTCCGGCACGACGCCGGAACCGAGCGGGTTCGCGCCACCGCGGTCGACAGCGACGCCCCGGCAGCGGGGCGGGACGACGCGGCCCGGGGCGACGTAGGCCAGGACGGCCCCCCGGTCATCAACCCCGAACCGCCGTCTCCCCGACGCTGA
- a CDS encoding IS3 family transposase (programmed frameshift), translating into MPPPHPPEFRRRAVALALEVDEDGNRKHPVAQLARDLKISESCLRNWVAQDQVETGERPGLTKAEREELVRLRRENRVLKAERDLLSRAGGLLRPGECPAASAVTFAFIDAEKATNPNLSIAWACRTLGVSTSGFYDWRRAQAQPCRRRCADAELTETIIEIHRQSRGTYGSPRVHAELRLGLDIRVGRKRVERLMRAAGITGVTRRRRKSSRAADAVSSDDLVARRFRPDGPNKLWVADITEHPTAEGKVYCAVVIDAWNRHVVGHSIADHLRAELIIDALDAACWRQRPVAGQTIHHSDHGCQYTSWAFGQRLRSAGLLGSMGTVGDALDNAVAESFFATLQTELLDRHRWATRAQLAQAIFEWIEVFYNQQRRHSTLDMHPPITYAAAAHTGSAA; encoded by the exons ATGCCGCCTCCGCATCCGCCGGAGTTCCGTCGTCGAGCTGTCGCGTTGGCCCTCGAGGTCGACGAGGACGGCAACCGCAAGCACCCTGTGGCGCAGCTCGCTCGGGATCTAAAGATCTCCGAGTCGTGTCTGCGGAACTGGGTGGCCCAGGACCAGGTCGAGACCGGCGAGCGGCCCGGGTTGACCAAGGCCGAGCGGGAGGAGCTGGTTCGCCTTCGCCGGGAGAACAGGGTGCTCAAGGCGGAGCGTGATCTGCTCTCTCGAGCCG GCGGCCTTCTTCGCCCAGGAGAATGTCCTGCCGCCTCGGCAGTGACGTTCGCGTTCATCGACGCGGAGAAGGCCACCAACCCGAACCTGAGCATCGCGTGGGCCTGTCGGACCCTCGGGGTGTCGACCAGCGGCTTCTATGACTGGCGCCGGGCCCAGGCCCAGCCGTGCCGTCGGCGCTGCGCCGACGCCGAGCTGACCGAGACGATCATCGAGATCCACCGCCAGTCCCGGGGCACCTACGGCTCGCCGAGGGTGCACGCCGAGCTCCGGTTGGGCCTCGACATCAGAGTCGGACGCAAACGGGTCGAACGCCTGATGCGGGCCGCAGGGATCACCGGCGTGACCCGCCGACGCCGCAAGTCCAGCCGCGCCGCCGACGCGGTGTCCTCCGATGACCTGGTGGCCCGCCGGTTCCGACCAGACGGGCCCAACAAGCTGTGGGTCGCGGACATCACCGAGCACCCCACCGCCGAGGGCAAGGTGTACTGCGCGGTGGTGATCGATGCTTGGAACCGCCATGTCGTCGGACACTCCATCGCCGATCACCTCCGCGCCGAGCTCATCATTGATGCCCTCGATGCGGCCTGCTGGCGACAGCGCCCCGTGGCCGGTCAGACGATCCACCACAGCGACCACGGCTGCCAATACACGTCATGGGCCTTCGGCCAACGACTCCGCTCAGCGGGCCTCCTCGGCTCCATGGGCACCGTCGGCGACGCCCTCGACAACGCGGTCGCCGAGAGCTTCTTCGCCACCTTGCAGACCGAGCTGCTCGACCGGCACCGCTGGGCCACTCGAGCCCAGCTGGCACAAGCGATCTTCGAGTGGATCGAGGTCTTCTACAACCAGCAACGCCGCCACTCAACCCTCGACATGCACCCGCCCATCACCTACGCCGCAGCAGCCCACACCGGCTCTGCGGCATGA
- a CDS encoding HepT-like ribonuclease domain-containing protein gives MPPDDDARLRHLIEAAETAMQFVEGRSRSDLDDDEMLRLALTKLVEIVGEAAKQVTGATRQDHPTVPWSAAARMRDRLVHHYFDIDLDVLWSTVMIDLPALLAVIPRPPTTTA, from the coding sequence ATGCCGCCTGACGACGATGCTCGCCTTCGGCACCTCATCGAGGCGGCCGAGACGGCGATGCAGTTCGTGGAGGGACGATCCCGCTCCGACCTCGATGACGACGAGATGTTGCGACTGGCATTGACCAAGCTGGTCGAGATCGTCGGCGAGGCGGCCAAGCAGGTCACGGGGGCGACCCGGCAGGACCATCCGACGGTCCCGTGGTCGGCCGCCGCTCGCATGCGGGACCGCTTGGTCCACCACTACTTCGACATCGACCTGGACGTGCTGTGGAGCACGGTCATGATCGATCTCCCAGCGCTCCTCGCCGTCATCCCCCGGCCACCAACGACCACTGCGTGA
- a CDS encoding relaxase domain-containing protein → MGVDEVAYHQATIVGRADDHPGQALDYYGTRGETPLRWGGAGAARLGLHGEVTAEAYEAAFGPGGFRDPASGVRLVRTKRPGFELVVSAHKSVAVLGVIDQADTMHALLDVETQATMDWLDDWFQQRGGRRGRAQVRTGTGGLVYARTRHGTSRAGDPSRTITSW, encoded by the coding sequence ATGGGTGTCGACGAGGTCGCCTACCACCAGGCGACCATCGTCGGCCGGGCCGACGACCACCCCGGCCAGGCACTGGACTACTACGGCACCCGAGGTGAGACGCCCCTGCGGTGGGGCGGCGCCGGAGCCGCACGGCTCGGTCTGCACGGTGAGGTGACCGCCGAGGCGTATGAGGCGGCGTTCGGGCCGGGCGGGTTCCGCGACCCGGCCTCTGGGGTACGGTTGGTGAGGACGAAGCGCCCGGGGTTCGAGTTGGTCGTGAGCGCGCACAAGTCCGTCGCTGTCCTCGGGGTGATCGATCAGGCCGACACCATGCACGCCCTCTTGGATGTGGAGACCCAGGCCACGATGGACTGGCTCGATGACTGGTTCCAACAGCGCGGTGGTCGTCGGGGCCGGGCGCAGGTCCGCACCGGCACGGGCGGTCTCGTCTATGCCCGGACGCGGCATGGCACGTCCCGGGCCGGTGACCCCAGCCGCACGATCACGTCCTGGTAG
- a CDS encoding transglycosylase SLT domain-containing protein produces the protein MKRILLSLVCVAGVVLGLSACNQQEVSKDAIRQQFPEASDKAIAVARCESGLNPEAVSPGGRNVGLFQINSVHQPMVQRMGYQWAQMRDPYVNTRVARRLYDSAGGWGPWSCRHAR, from the coding sequence CGTCGCCGGCGTCGTCCTCGGACTCAGCGCCTGCAACCAGCAGGAGGTCTCGAAGGATGCGATCCGCCAGCAGTTCCCCGAGGCGTCCGACAAGGCCATCGCCGTGGCCCGGTGCGAGTCGGGCCTCAACCCGGAGGCGGTCAGCCCCGGGGGCCGCAACGTGGGCCTGTTCCAGATCAACTCGGTCCACCAGCCGATGGTCCAGCGGATGGGCTACCAGTGGGCCCAGATGAGGGACCCGTACGTGAACACCAGGGTCGCCCGCCGGCTGTACGACAGCGCCGGCGGCTGGGGCCCCTGGTCGTGCCGCCACGCCCGCTGA
- a CDS encoding helix-turn-helix domain-containing protein translates to MSQPCLPSSPKDLPRLLNVTQVAETLGVDVRHVRRLIHERRIPFIKWGHLIRFDPDEIAEWLDRHRYVGGGPR, encoded by the coding sequence ATGTCCCAGCCCTGCCTGCCGTCCTCGCCGAAGGACCTACCTCGACTGCTCAACGTCACCCAGGTCGCCGAGACGCTCGGTGTGGACGTTCGTCACGTCCGTCGCCTCATCCATGAACGACGCATCCCCTTCATAAAGTGGGGCCACCTCATTCGGTTCGATCCGGATGAGATCGCCGAGTGGCTCGACCGCCACCGCTATGTCGGCGGTGGCCCTCGATGA
- a CDS encoding metalloregulator ArsR/SmtB family transcription factor, whose translation MPKRSRGQLDLVFQALADPTRRAVVERLGRGPATTSELARPFAMALPSFTQHLDVLERSGVVRSHKRGRVRTWHLVETPLQAAQGWMAVQHDQ comes from the coding sequence ATGCCTAAGCGATCGAGAGGGCAGCTCGACCTGGTGTTCCAGGCGCTGGCCGACCCCACCCGGCGGGCCGTCGTCGAGCGGCTGGGGCGCGGCCCCGCCACCACCAGCGAGCTGGCCCGCCCCTTCGCCATGGCCCTCCCGTCGTTCACCCAGCACCTCGACGTCCTCGAGCGCAGCGGTGTCGTCCGCTCGCACAAGCGGGGCCGGGTGCGGACCTGGCACCTGGTCGAGACGCCCCTGCAGGCCGCGCAGGGCTGGATGGCCGTGCAGCACGACCAGTGA
- a CDS encoding AAA family ATPase: MLDRTGGYKGLDSASLRDTVEAATMVGRLHSAARAAEMGFVIAPDPGESGNLRHWRIVGIPDEVCEMFSKRSDEITAYLAESGHNDSHRARSVAARQSRAVKRHTGIDQLMPVWCAELESIGWTVERLTAALDAARTEPGLPALLSEQKVEDLAAEVLHVDGDLMAKHKVFTGTHLVAAVAPLLYGHDPAELDRVVATILGGRHVVPLLGSGAVHERAYATVEVLATEQAIADGIERLTRQPGPALPEHDITNAFVAKGREIGRSLTPGQWDVVEAVCGSGRAVEVIVGVAGSGKTTALDAATTALDRAGYRIVGTSTSGQAARTLGAEAHIESRTIASLLWRLDNHQIVLDCHTVLILDEAAMTADRELHRVIGHAEQAGSKLVLVGDPRQLSSIGPGGALAALLERHPEVLTTLGQNVRQRDPAERRALAQLRNGDVHEAIDWYLGRGRTSLNANRTDALIEMTQAWARDVTNGHDTALLAWRRDDVRDLNRLARQHMHRSGRLSGPHVVAPGGRAYAAGDQAVVLAPLPDHGLVTSQRLTITRAHPQEHALEAKTTDGRRVLLTGDAIDSQHLDHGYALTVHRAQGATYDHAHVLTNGGVEFPRSSGHLPFAAEAAGRSPSCRLRIRRSSVVELSRWPSRSTRTATASTLWRSSLGI, translated from the coding sequence ATGCTCGATCGCACCGGCGGCTACAAGGGCCTCGACAGTGCGTCGCTCCGAGACACCGTCGAGGCGGCCACGATGGTCGGCCGTCTCCACTCCGCAGCCCGAGCGGCCGAGATGGGGTTCGTGATCGCCCCTGATCCGGGGGAGTCGGGGAACCTGCGCCACTGGCGCATCGTGGGCATCCCTGACGAGGTGTGCGAGATGTTCTCGAAGCGCAGCGACGAGATCACCGCCTACCTAGCCGAGTCCGGTCACAACGACAGCCACCGGGCCCGATCGGTGGCCGCCCGGCAGAGCCGGGCGGTGAAGCGCCACACCGGCATCGACCAGCTCATGCCCGTGTGGTGTGCCGAGCTGGAGTCCATCGGATGGACTGTCGAGCGCCTCACTGCCGCGCTCGATGCCGCACGCACAGAACCGGGCCTGCCGGCGCTGCTGTCCGAGCAGAAGGTCGAGGACCTTGCGGCCGAGGTCCTGCATGTCGATGGCGATCTGATGGCCAAGCACAAGGTCTTCACCGGCACCCACCTCGTCGCCGCGGTCGCGCCTCTGCTCTACGGCCACGATCCGGCCGAGTTGGACCGGGTCGTCGCAACCATCCTCGGTGGGCGTCACGTCGTTCCGCTCCTTGGCTCCGGTGCGGTTCATGAGCGGGCCTACGCGACGGTCGAGGTTCTGGCCACCGAGCAGGCCATCGCGGATGGCATCGAGCGTCTCACCCGCCAGCCTGGCCCCGCTCTTCCCGAACACGACATCACCAACGCCTTCGTTGCCAAGGGTCGTGAGATCGGCCGGTCGCTCACGCCAGGCCAGTGGGACGTCGTCGAAGCCGTCTGCGGTTCCGGGCGGGCGGTCGAGGTCATCGTCGGGGTCGCCGGCTCAGGGAAGACCACCGCCCTGGACGCCGCCACCACCGCCCTCGACCGGGCCGGCTACCGGATCGTCGGCACGTCCACCTCGGGTCAAGCGGCCAGGACCCTCGGCGCCGAGGCTCACATCGAGTCCCGCACCATCGCCTCGCTCCTCTGGCGCCTCGACAACCACCAGATCGTCCTCGACTGCCACACGGTCCTGATCCTCGACGAAGCGGCCATGACCGCCGACCGGGAGCTCCACCGGGTCATCGGTCATGCCGAACAGGCCGGGTCGAAGCTCGTCCTCGTCGGCGACCCCCGCCAGCTCTCATCCATCGGCCCCGGTGGCGCCCTCGCCGCCCTCCTCGAGCGCCACCCCGAGGTTCTCACCACGCTCGGCCAGAACGTCCGCCAACGCGACCCGGCCGAACGCCGCGCTCTCGCCCAGCTCCGCAACGGGGATGTCCATGAAGCGATCGACTGGTACCTCGGGCGTGGTCGCACGTCCCTAAACGCCAACCGCACCGACGCCCTCATCGAGATGACCCAAGCCTGGGCCCGGGACGTCACGAACGGGCACGACACTGCGTTGCTGGCGTGGCGCCGGGACGATGTCCGGGACCTCAACCGTCTCGCCCGCCAGCACATGCACCGATCGGGACGACTCTCGGGACCCCACGTGGTCGCTCCCGGGGGGCGGGCCTACGCCGCCGGGGACCAAGCCGTCGTCCTCGCCCCACTCCCCGACCACGGCCTCGTCACCAGCCAACGCCTCACCATCACCCGCGCCCACCCCCAAGAACACGCCCTCGAAGCCAAGACCACCGACGGCCGTCGAGTCCTTCTCACCGGCGACGCCATCGACAGCCAGCACCTCGACCACGGCTACGCCCTCACCGTCCACCGCGCCCAAGGCGCCACCTACGACCACGCCCACGTCCTCACCAACGGCGGCGTGGAGTTCCCCCGTTCTTCCGGACACCTACCGTTCGCGGCTGAGGCCGCGGGAAGGAGTCCGTCATGCCGCCTCCGCATCCGCCGGAGTTCCGTCGTCGAGCTGTCGCGTTGGCCCTCGAGGTCGACGAGGACGGCAACCGCAAGCACCCTGTGGCGCAGCTCGCTCGGGATCTAA